The sequence below is a genomic window from Setaria italica strain Yugu1 chromosome IV, Setaria_italica_v2.0, whole genome shotgun sequence.
ccTCAAGAGTTGACGGTGCCGACCCCCGACCCTCTACCTGCATCGCGCGAGCAGAGGagtagcggcaagcggccgctgcTAGATGTCTCGGGGCCGGCGTTGAGCTTGGAGGCAAAGCACGCCCGTCGCCCTCGCGCTGAGGGGGTGTAAGTGGAAATTCCTCGCGCCTTATTCCTTTCCCGGCATCGAGCCAtttttgatgatgatgttgttgtTTCACAGCGCCACCCCTCGGGACTTTGTCCCGCCGTTGGCGCCAAAGAAGGTGCTACGGGTGTCGTCCACCTCCACGGGGCGAGCCGCGAccccgtcggcggcgagcggcggtgtcgcCAGGGAGACCACAGGGCCTACTGTGGAGGCAGCTTCTGTGGCGGCGACCGGAGGAAGGGTGTCGCAGTCGGGCATGGGGCAGGGTCCaacccctgctccaccttctGCCTCCGCGGCCAACCCTGCGGGACAAGGTGTTGCCCTTGGGGTTCCTCCGGCTGGTGAGGTGATAGacctcgacgacgaggcggaggaggagcctgcgGGGGAGGCATCGGCCGCAGAGGGGGATCCGACGGCGAtggcggagatggcggcggcggagatgggggCAATTGCCCCAGTGGCCGCGACGGAGATGGTggctgcggcggaggagggaAAGTCTGCCCCCACGGCCGCGacggggacagcggcggcggtggaggcggggacaCCTATCCTAGGGGCTGCGACGAAgacggcggcaatggcggaggtGGGGACGCCTGCCCTAGCGGCCGCGACagaggccgcggcggtggcgggaacGGGAACGCCCGCTCCGGTAGTCGtgacggagatggtg
It includes:
- the LOC111257081 gene encoding armadillo repeat-containing X-linked protein 2-like; translated protein: MGQGPTPAPPSASAANPAGQGVALGVPPAGEVIDLDDEAEEEPAGEASAAEGDPTAMAEMAAAEMGAIAPVAATEMVAAAEEGKSAPTAATGTAAAVEAGTPILGAATKTAAMAEVGTPALAAATEAAAVAGTGTPAPVVVTEMVAAVERAGRASASTTAAATSTETMAHVLGSSTRPAALGTAVLGSSRAASTLVPVNPVPKAWAGPILCWRPREDPQRPLFVLDDAEEWGQWQVVQGGLQMSVLPCLPRWGSWTASLSPVARYA